In the Pseudanabaena sp. PCC 7367 genome, one interval contains:
- a CDS encoding serine O-acetyltransferase: MCSDLDPYRKGKLASILVAIFFTPSLQLIWLYRLSHYFRENHNPILSIFFFYLQQIMFSSSVNPKAVLGKQVNFPHPFCVVIGEAVKIGDHVKIFQQVTIGSHGRTGLDKQYPKIMDQVILYAGAQVIGDLTVGKHAVVGANAVVLEDVPDYGVAVGIPARIAKIMTDPDCVDAAIASESDQVNQTTAT, encoded by the coding sequence ATGTGCAGCGATCTTGACCCCTACCGTAAGGGGAAACTGGCAAGCATTCTGGTTGCAATCTTCTTTACCCCGAGCCTCCAACTTATTTGGTTATATCGGCTTTCGCATTATTTCAGAGAGAATCACAACCCAATCCTATCGATTTTCTTCTTTTATCTCCAGCAAATTATGTTTAGTAGCTCGGTTAATCCTAAAGCCGTCTTGGGAAAGCAGGTGAATTTTCCTCATCCGTTTTGTGTTGTGATCGGTGAAGCCGTAAAAATTGGTGATCATGTCAAAATCTTTCAACAGGTGACGATCGGCAGTCATGGGCGCACTGGCCTCGATAAGCAATATCCCAAAATTATGGATCAAGTTATTCTCTATGCTGGTGCTCAGGTGATTGGCGATCTGACTGTGGGTAAACATGCTGTCGTGGGTGCCAACGCTGTGGTGCTTGAAGATGTGCCTGATTATGGTGTGGCTGTTGGTATTCCGGCGCGAATTGCCAAGATTATGACTGATCCAGATTGTGTTGATGCAGCGATCGCGTCTGAGTCAGATCAAGTTAATCAAACCACCGCAACCTGA
- a CDS encoding UDP-N-acetylglucosamine 1-carboxyvinyltransferase produces the protein MEKLTSNPNNLDLVEAKPPNTSYLVQRSRLVGQVRVSGAKNSVLRLLAASLLTSETVCLENYPASLLDAQVQAGMLQKLGKNCQITANKITIAEPESITSTLNWQGRSIRNTLLILGALVARTGSGSVPLPGGCQIGNPGNSSNISNSKSEQVDDRDRPQPVVGNGDRKFDLHEMLLRQMGAEVWIENNQLCAAVKDKYHGKLQGSDIHLPIRSTGATENAIICGSLATGITRVWNPHIRPEILDLINYLRSMGAKIQVFGQEHIEITGVAGLKGTNYRVLADNMEAITWLVGAVITGGDLEIQDFPYGNLEIPLIHLRESGTKFYRGDHSLIVRGGRCYPVEIATGPYPGINSDMQPLFAVYGAIARGESKIIDLRFPGRYGYAQELAKMGVQFAIDGNLLKIQGGHALAGAMVKALDLRAGVALTLAGLVAAGETRVSNSWQVERGYDNFVSKAQSLGARLQRYIEY, from the coding sequence ATGGAAAAACTAACCAGCAACCCCAACAACCTGGATCTGGTCGAAGCTAAACCGCCGAATACATCATATTTGGTACAGCGATCGCGCCTGGTTGGTCAAGTTCGTGTCAGTGGCGCAAAAAATAGTGTCTTGCGGCTTCTGGCGGCCAGTTTGCTCACCAGCGAAACTGTCTGTTTGGAAAACTATCCCGCGAGCCTGCTGGATGCTCAGGTGCAGGCAGGGATGTTGCAAAAGCTGGGCAAAAATTGTCAGATTACAGCCAACAAAATTACGATCGCTGAGCCAGAATCGATTACTTCTACGCTCAATTGGCAGGGGCGATCGATTCGTAATACCCTGCTAATCTTGGGCGCATTGGTGGCCAGAACTGGCAGCGGTAGTGTGCCTTTGCCGGGTGGTTGCCAAATTGGTAATCCTGGTAATAGCAGCAATATTAGTAATAGTAAGTCTGAGCAAGTTGATGATCGCGATCGACCTCAGCCAGTGGTTGGGAATGGCGATCGTAAATTTGACTTGCATGAAATGTTGCTGCGCCAGATGGGGGCAGAAGTCTGGATTGAAAATAACCAGCTTTGTGCCGCAGTAAAGGATAAATATCACGGTAAGCTTCAGGGCAGCGATATTCATCTGCCGATTCGATCGACGGGAGCCACGGAAAATGCAATCATCTGTGGATCACTGGCCACCGGCATCACCAGGGTTTGGAATCCCCACATCCGGCCAGAGATCCTGGATTTAATTAATTATCTGCGCAGCATGGGTGCCAAAATCCAGGTTTTTGGTCAGGAGCACATTGAGATCACTGGCGTAGCGGGACTAAAGGGCACAAACTACCGCGTTTTGGCCGATAACATGGAGGCGATCACCTGGCTGGTGGGGGCGGTGATTACTGGCGGCGATCTGGAAATTCAAGATTTCCCCTATGGCAACCTGGAAATTCCCTTGATTCATCTGCGTGAAAGCGGTACAAAGTTTTATCGCGGTGACCATAGTCTGATTGTGCGCGGTGGCAGGTGCTATCCGGTGGAGATCGCCACTGGCCCCTATCCTGGCATCAATTCAGATATGCAGCCGCTGTTTGCTGTCTATGGTGCGATCGCCCGGGGTGAGTCAAAAATCATTGATCTGCGCTTTCCTGGTCGCTATGGTTATGCCCAGGAACTGGCCAAAATGGGAGTACAATTTGCGATCGATGGTAATCTGCTGAAAATCCAAGGTGGTCATGCTCTCGCTGGCGCGATGGTTAAAGCGTTAGACCTCAGGGCAGGAGTAGCACTAACCTTGGCTGGTTTGGTGGCAGCAGGTGAAACCAGGGTCAGCAATTCATGGCAGGTGGAGCGGGGCTACGATAATTTTGTGAGCAAAGCTCAAAGTCTTGGTGCTAGATTGCAACGATATATTGAATATTGA
- a CDS encoding polysaccharide biosynthesis protein, with translation MQGWRINQLMGKFEVAAALPRSQKRALLVLMDSLLFLAATYAALGLRFNNLFPVEQILEYGWRAALLLIINLVVFVAMGLYRPILRYTGAEFMAIAAKPVLVSFGISIALAYFLKFLLLPRSVLINTALLSLLFVSVARFWLRALVQRFNLAGHDRNKLEQVIIYGAGSAGSQLAESLINGTSIKIVGFVDDNPALQDHIVRGVRVHAASQLPALIKQRPCDAILLAMPSVKGEDRRRILDKLRSLRIPVKTVPSMREILTGKVAIGEIRQIELDELLGRDPVTPDPKLLRTNITGKSVMVTGAGGSIGAELCRQIAMQQPKCLVLYEMSEFALYTINLELAEKYPDLPQHAYLGSVTDAARLKSVLTECQVDTIYHAAAYKHVPLVETNPQQGIFNNVMGTLTAVQCAIAAEVNLFVLISTDKAVRPTNIMGASKRIAELILQALATQSNHTTCLTMVRFGNVLGSSGSVVPRFHQQIAAGGPITVTHPEMTRYFMSIPEAARLVIQAGAMARGGEVFLLDMGEPVKIYDLATRMIQLSGLEPGRDIQIKISGLRPGEKLYEELLVDKNSAKSTQHAKIFCAYESRLAWRSLQPKLQTLLNYAQTDCPTPMVELVKELVPEYCPSNAPSNESNAKNLAHSNNSTSAKRSSGSNRSTPRSTQLNPASPVNSTSPAQPRVAAISKFQPAQPAALENRFYQRLAGMVVGAITAGSSSQHLGVPRHWLDDRFLNHKQQPQQHKHRKK, from the coding sequence ATGCAAGGCTGGCGAATTAACCAATTAATGGGGAAATTTGAGGTGGCTGCGGCACTACCTCGATCCCAAAAGCGGGCGCTCTTAGTGCTGATGGATTCTTTATTATTTCTGGCCGCAACCTATGCAGCGCTGGGCTTGCGATTTAATAACCTGTTCCCAGTTGAGCAGATTCTAGAATATGGTTGGCGGGCAGCATTGCTATTAATCATCAATCTGGTGGTGTTTGTGGCGATGGGTCTATATCGACCGATTCTGCGCTATACGGGGGCGGAATTTATGGCGATCGCGGCTAAGCCTGTGTTAGTCAGCTTTGGCATTTCGATCGCCCTGGCCTACTTCCTGAAGTTCCTGCTCCTGCCCCGATCGGTCTTGATCAATACTGCCCTGCTCAGCCTGCTGTTTGTCTCAGTGGCTCGGTTCTGGTTGCGGGCTCTGGTGCAAAGGTTTAACCTGGCTGGGCACGATCGCAATAAGCTAGAGCAGGTAATTATTTATGGCGCTGGTTCGGCTGGATCGCAATTGGCCGAGTCCTTAATCAATGGCACTAGTATCAAGATTGTCGGGTTTGTGGATGATAATCCCGCCCTACAAGACCACATTGTGCGCGGTGTGCGGGTACATGCGGCCAGCCAACTACCAGCCCTGATCAAGCAACGGCCATGTGATGCAATTTTACTGGCGATGCCTTCGGTGAAAGGGGAAGATCGGCGGCGGATTCTGGACAAGTTGCGATCGCTGCGCATTCCCGTTAAAACCGTGCCTTCGATGCGCGAGATCTTGACTGGCAAAGTGGCGATCGGCGAAATTCGTCAGATTGAACTGGATGAACTGCTAGGGCGCGATCCGGTCACCCCTGATCCCAAGCTGCTGCGCACTAATATTACTGGTAAATCAGTGATGGTAACTGGGGCTGGCGGATCGATCGGGGCGGAATTATGCCGTCAGATCGCCATGCAGCAACCAAAATGCTTGGTGCTCTATGAAATGAGTGAATTTGCCCTCTACACGATCAATCTGGAACTAGCAGAAAAATACCCCGATTTACCACAACATGCTTATCTGGGTTCGGTCACCGATGCAGCACGATTGAAATCAGTTTTAACCGAATGCCAGGTGGATACGATTTACCACGCTGCTGCCTATAAGCATGTACCACTGGTGGAAACCAACCCCCAGCAGGGCATTTTTAATAATGTGATGGGCACCCTGACCGCAGTACAATGTGCGATCGCCGCAGAAGTAAATTTATTTGTGCTCATTTCCACCGACAAAGCGGTACGCCCAACTAACATTATGGGAGCCAGCAAGCGGATCGCCGAATTGATCTTGCAGGCTTTGGCTACTCAGTCAAACCATACAACCTGCTTAACCATGGTGCGGTTTGGCAATGTGCTGGGTAGTAGTGGTTCAGTGGTGCCCAGGTTCCATCAGCAGATCGCGGCTGGTGGGCCAATCACCGTTACCCATCCAGAAATGACTCGCTATTTTATGTCGATCCCAGAGGCGGCCAGATTAGTAATTCAGGCTGGGGCAATGGCGCGGGGTGGCGAAGTATTTTTGCTGGACATGGGCGAGCCGGTTAAGATTTATGACCTGGCGACCCGGATGATTCAGCTTAGTGGTTTGGAACCAGGCCGAGATATTCAAATTAAAATCAGTGGTTTGCGGCCAGGGGAAAAGCTCTATGAGGAATTATTAGTAGACAAAAATAGTGCCAAGTCTACTCAACATGCCAAAATTTTCTGTGCCTATGAATCAAGGCTGGCATGGCGATCGCTGCAACCGAAGTTACAGACGCTCTTGAATTATGCCCAAACCGATTGCCCAACCCCAATGGTGGAATTAGTTAAAGAGCTGGTGCCGGAATATTGTCCTAGTAATGCGCCTAGTAATGAGAGCAATGCGAAGAATCTAGCCCATAGTAATAATTCGACCAGCGCCAAGAGATCGAGCGGAAGCAATCGCTCTACGCCGCGATCGACTCAATTAAATCCAGCCAGCCCAGTAAATTCAACTAGTCCAGCCCAGCCCAGGGTGGCAGCAATCTCTAAATTTCAACCAGCTCAGCCCGCTGCCCTGGAAAATCGCTTCTATCAGCGCTTAGCAGGCATGGTGGTAGGAGCAATTACTGCTGGTAGCTCCAGTCAGCATTTGGGTGTGCCTAGACATTGGTTGGACGATCGGTTCTTGAACCACAAACAGCAACCCCAGCAGCATAAGCATCGCAAAAAATAA
- the rpe gene encoding ribulose-phosphate 3-epimerase, which yields MSNKPIVIAPSILSADFSRLGDEIRAVDEAGADWIHVDVMDGRFVPNITIGPLIVSAIRPVTKKPLDVHLMIVEPEKYVADFAKAGADHIYVHAEHNASPHLHRTLGQIKENGAKAGVVLNPGSPLSLIEYCIELCDLVLIMSVNPGFGGQSFIPTVVPKIAALRRMCDERGLDPWIEVDGGLKANNTWQVLEAGANAIVAGSAVFKAPDYAEAIRGIRNSKRPELVTA from the coding sequence ATGTCCAACAAACCAATAGTTATTGCTCCTTCAATTCTGTCGGCTGATTTTAGCCGCCTGGGTGATGAAATTCGTGCCGTTGATGAAGCCGGAGCCGATTGGATTCACGTTGATGTTATGGATGGTCGCTTCGTCCCCAACATCACGATCGGCCCATTAATCGTTAGCGCGATCCGGCCGGTGACCAAAAAGCCGCTGGATGTCCATTTGATGATCGTAGAGCCAGAAAAATATGTGGCAGATTTTGCCAAAGCTGGTGCTGATCATATCTATGTCCATGCGGAGCATAATGCTTCTCCCCACTTGCATCGCACCCTGGGTCAGATCAAAGAAAATGGTGCTAAGGCTGGTGTGGTATTAAATCCTGGTTCTCCTTTGTCTTTGATTGAATATTGCATCGAGCTTTGTGATCTGGTGTTGATCATGAGTGTCAACCCTGGTTTTGGTGGCCAGAGCTTTATTCCCACCGTGGTTCCCAAAATTGCTGCCCTGCGCCGGATGTGTGATGAGCGTGGCCTCGATCCTTGGATCGAAGTGGATGGTGGCTTAAAGGCTAATAACACCTGGCAAGTGCTGGAAGCTGGCGCTAATGCGATCGTGGCTGGTTCGGCGGTGTTCAAGGCTCCTGATTATGCCGAGGCGATCAGAGGCATCCGCAATAGCAAGCGTCCTGAATTAGTTACGGCCTAA
- a CDS encoding V-type ATP synthase subunit B — protein MIEHTGILEINGDIVKVRAKDVGYEELAIVSNPDGDQSLAQVIRLQDDVVSLQVFSGGKGISTGATVSFTGKPMQTVYSYNMVGRIFSGVGNPIDGGPDLATEREVEVAGPSINPAMRVLANNMIRTNIPMIDIFNTLVESQKIPIFSVAGEPYNQLLARIGIQADADIIVFGGMGLTFDDFHFFTTTFQNEGVFSRTIMFANLASDSIVERVLVPDLALAVAERFAVEEHKRVLVLMTDMTAYADALKEIGVAMDQIPSNRGYMGDLYSKLAFRYERACDFKGAGSVTILTVTTMPGDDVTHPVPDNTGYITEGQFYLHDGVIDPFGSLSRLKQLVIGKKTRDDHSAIMNTMIRFYAGAKEAQKKMAMAFDLSDNDQKLLQFGELFKKRFMDFNVDIRLDEALDLSWRTLAECFSKGELLMKDELVEKYYPEDVHAAADEDMNESEMADSAAEAEDQEVGVASS, from the coding sequence ATGATTGAACACACAGGCATTCTTGAAATCAATGGCGACATTGTTAAAGTTCGAGCTAAAGATGTGGGCTATGAAGAATTGGCGATCGTCTCTAATCCCGACGGCGATCAATCCTTAGCGCAGGTAATCAGACTCCAGGACGATGTTGTTTCCCTACAGGTATTTTCCGGCGGTAAAGGTATATCCACCGGTGCCACGGTTAGCTTCACAGGCAAGCCGATGCAAACCGTTTATTCCTACAACATGGTGGGACGTATTTTTAGTGGCGTAGGCAATCCGATCGATGGTGGCCCCGATCTGGCTACCGAGCGGGAAGTTGAAGTGGCCGGCCCTTCGATCAATCCGGCGATGCGGGTATTGGCAAATAATATGATCCGCACCAACATCCCCATGATTGATATTTTCAATACATTGGTGGAAAGCCAAAAAATCCCCATTTTTTCAGTGGCCGGTGAACCCTACAACCAACTGCTAGCCCGGATTGGCATTCAGGCTGATGCCGATATTATTGTGTTTGGCGGCATGGGGCTAACCTTTGATGACTTCCATTTCTTTACCACCACCTTCCAGAACGAAGGCGTGTTCTCCCGCACGATCATGTTTGCTAACCTGGCCTCCGATTCGATCGTAGAGCGGGTGTTAGTGCCCGATTTGGCCTTGGCCGTAGCTGAACGCTTCGCCGTCGAAGAACACAAACGGGTGTTGGTATTGATGACCGATATGACCGCCTATGCTGATGCGCTCAAGGAGATCGGCGTGGCAATGGATCAAATTCCTTCCAATCGCGGCTATATGGGCGATCTCTACTCCAAGTTGGCTTTCCGCTATGAACGTGCCTGTGATTTTAAGGGGGCTGGTTCAGTCACGATCCTGACCGTAACTACCATGCCCGGTGATGATGTGACCCACCCGGTACCTGATAACACTGGTTATATTACCGAAGGGCAATTCTACTTGCACGATGGCGTAATCGATCCATTTGGATCATTGTCCCGTCTGAAGCAACTGGTGATTGGCAAAAAGACCCGCGATGACCACAGTGCGATCATGAACACCATGATTCGTTTCTACGCTGGTGCCAAGGAAGCCCAGAAGAAAATGGCGATGGCCTTTGATCTTTCCGATAATGATCAGAAACTATTGCAGTTTGGTGAGCTATTCAAAAAACGGTTTATGGACTTTAATGTCGATATTCGGCTTGACGAAGCCCTAGACCTTTCTTGGCGCACCCTGGCGGAATGTTTTTCCAAAGGAGAGTTGTTAATGAAAGATGAACTGGTGGAGAAATATTATCCTGAGGATGTTCATGCTGCTGCTGACGAGGATATGAATGAGTCGGAGATGGCAGATAGCGCTGCTGAGGCTGAAGATCAAGAAGTGGGTGTAGCTTCTAGCTAG
- a CDS encoding PFE-CTERM domain-containing protein, which produces MNRLLKKLIPLTTVAFLSGLSGAIATPAAKAFTIDTFDDGNAALQTTTTASDLDTGLSGPIGGVRDSSLTSNNFVFTQAFVNNDPPGPADFTGQLGFEALTGGDATVDILYDANGTGLGGVDITEAGDNDRFRLAVITGNNLRTNNGGGVSLTTILLTVIDDQLTPETATANVNFPTDSFTGAFDIDFGLFTANNANIDLTSIDSIEISINIPDSAPSQIALDSFIATVPFNFQSSAGLALAGGALAGSYYFKKKKKAGNKKIKK; this is translated from the coding sequence ATGAATAGATTGCTTAAAAAACTTATCCCGCTAACTACCGTAGCTTTTTTATCGGGCTTATCGGGGGCGATCGCCACGCCAGCGGCCAAAGCTTTTACGATCGATACCTTCGATGATGGTAATGCGGCTTTGCAAACTACAACTACTGCAAGTGATTTGGATACTGGTTTATCTGGTCCAATAGGAGGTGTTCGGGATTCTAGTCTCACATCCAATAATTTTGTCTTTACCCAGGCATTTGTAAACAATGATCCACCTGGCCCAGCCGATTTTACGGGTCAACTGGGCTTTGAAGCACTAACTGGTGGCGATGCCACTGTTGATATCCTATATGATGCTAATGGCACTGGTTTAGGTGGAGTTGATATAACCGAAGCTGGTGATAATGACAGATTCAGGTTAGCCGTAATTACTGGTAATAACCTACGGACAAATAATGGTGGTGGCGTATCATTGACCACTATTCTTCTCACTGTAATTGATGATCAGCTCACACCTGAAACTGCTACAGCTAATGTAAACTTCCCTACTGATTCGTTCACGGGTGCATTTGATATTGATTTTGGGCTTTTCACAGCTAATAATGCAAATATTGATTTAACTTCGATCGATTCAATTGAGATTTCAATCAATATCCCTGATAGTGCCCCATCTCAGATTGCACTCGATTCATTCATTGCAACCGTACCTTTCAACTTCCAATCAAGTGCAGGCTTGGCTTTAGCTGGTGGGGCGTTGGCCGGGTCATATTACTTCAAAAAGAAGAAGAAGGCCGGGAACAAAAAAATCAAAAAGTAG
- the crtA gene encoding cyanoexosortase A yields MTIEPIDSVGLIKDYAKKTEFWLLAILAALVVLHLNLLWQLTGNGDALIIRVVFWGAIAYLIWNRRDRLNWQSDPVSTGIGGILIYWLMWMSISAHNQDPLFLWAYPPVAFLSLGLIASGIKGLWQYWREFMITLMIVIPEEWYTSTLMFATEKALNVNVVTGKIAAFAFWYAGMDVQSQGAVIVLPNGGVQVETHCTGLVFVFLLLRLCILLSLLFPGFWVRKSTLFLGTGILAYLLGAVRVMLLALVVHNQPVFDYWHGDSGSQIFSTISILIFGIMCKFILLDRIFDDHESNPSEEFDLYFEDYDYEDPEASEAEFQMVAESSEADPIASINQNQTKVDPDQSANLQKS; encoded by the coding sequence ATGACTATAGAGCCGATCGATTCAGTTGGGTTAATTAAAGACTATGCCAAGAAAACCGAATTCTGGCTGCTAGCAATCCTGGCAGCCTTAGTTGTTTTACATCTAAATTTGCTGTGGCAATTGACCGGCAATGGTGATGCCTTAATCATTCGAGTGGTGTTTTGGGGTGCGATCGCCTATTTAATTTGGAATCGGCGCGATCGGCTGAACTGGCAGAGCGATCCTGTCTCTACTGGCATCGGTGGGATTTTAATCTACTGGCTGATGTGGATGAGCATCTCAGCTCATAATCAAGATCCATTGTTTCTGTGGGCCTATCCACCAGTGGCATTTTTGAGCCTGGGGCTAATTGCTTCTGGCATCAAAGGCTTGTGGCAATATTGGCGGGAATTTATGATTACCCTGATGATTGTGATTCCTGAAGAATGGTATACCTCAACTTTAATGTTTGCCACTGAAAAAGCCCTGAATGTGAATGTGGTGACGGGTAAGATCGCTGCCTTTGCCTTCTGGTATGCCGGCATGGATGTACAATCCCAGGGTGCGGTAATTGTGCTTCCCAATGGTGGCGTGCAAGTGGAAACCCATTGTACTGGGTTGGTATTTGTATTTTTGTTGCTGCGCCTGTGTATATTGCTATCGCTGCTGTTTCCTGGCTTTTGGGTGCGTAAAAGCACTCTATTTCTGGGCACGGGCATCCTGGCCTATTTGCTGGGGGCAGTGCGGGTGATGCTCTTGGCGTTGGTGGTACATAATCAGCCTGTCTTTGACTATTGGCATGGTGATTCGGGCTCGCAGATTTTTTCGACTATCTCGATCCTGATTTTTGGGATTATGTGCAAATTTATCTTGCTCGATCGGATCTTTGATGACCATGAATCTAATCCAAGTGAAGAGTTCGATCTTTATTTTGAAGACTATGACTATGAAGATCCAGAAGCATCAGAAGCAGAATTTCAAATGGTGGCCGAATCAAGCGAGGCTGATCCCATCGCATCAATAAACCAAAATCAAACTAAAGTTGATCCTGATCAGTCTGCTAACCTCCAAAAATCATAG
- a CDS encoding cyanoexosortase A system-associated protein: protein MNKIRLPLLAAICGSIVLVFGASLLNLKVGDRAFKLPEQAPLDGWQLQDSKPISTEPKAIGEEDEPVAETVIIAKHYQYSQGDRRLDLEIRYIANSYGQIPAIIPAYTNIADPEFQEIIGDNMTSLKKSIDGIGSYNLFSYQNKAYLSTCITPYGTIIANQDDFFINLRTSQSLKANLLPWALGQTPLRDRRCVWAHLYINIDPNQNGAEAQAYETLEASLGNLSQWWRSQLLPANQNS from the coding sequence ATGAACAAGATTCGACTTCCATTATTAGCAGCTATTTGTGGCAGTATAGTCCTAGTATTTGGGGCATCGTTGCTGAACCTGAAAGTGGGCGATCGTGCCTTTAAATTACCTGAACAAGCCCCCCTCGATGGCTGGCAACTGCAAGACAGCAAGCCAATTAGCACTGAGCCCAAGGCGATCGGTGAAGAAGATGAGCCAGTCGCTGAAACAGTAATTATTGCCAAACATTATCAATATAGCCAGGGCGATCGCCGCCTGGATCTAGAAATACGCTACATTGCCAATTCCTATGGCCAAATTCCAGCAATTATTCCCGCCTACACCAACATTGCCGATCCAGAATTCCAGGAAATTATTGGTGATAATATGACTAGCCTAAAAAAGTCGATCGATGGGATTGGTTCCTATAATCTATTTAGCTATCAGAACAAAGCTTATTTGAGCACTTGTATTACACCCTATGGCACCATTATCGCCAATCAGGATGACTTTTTTATTAATCTACGCACCAGTCAAAGCCTGAAAGCTAATTTGTTACCCTGGGCACTGGGACAAACTCCCTTGCGCGATCGGCGTTGTGTTTGGGCACATTTATATATAAACATTGACCCCAACCAAAATGGAGCTGAAGCACAGGCATATGAAACCCTAGAAGCCAGCCTGGGTAATTTAAGTCAATGGTGGCGATCGCAACTCCTGCCTGCCAATCAAAATTCCTAG
- a CDS encoding HpsJ-like protein, cyanoexosortase A-associated codes for MTINKAVQANLRNTDEPNEWSELKSIGLIRMVGYCLLLLALIDFFYTLLPPQFMEPQWELTTIKTIVERVPVPLIGLALVFYRGETARQHREVIVLKVLSWFCMIAAVVFFLLVPLTVSNTLRLDNLNAVELENQLLQQKAQVDAVRDKLEQTSDSNIVQLIEQLEAQGQNEDIETPDQFRAQVSSELATAEQAGQSLADQTLTAQRLGLAKNAAKWVLGAFIAGLLFVRMWQITGWVRDLV; via the coding sequence ATGACTATCAATAAAGCTGTACAAGCAAACCTCCGAAATACTGATGAACCGAATGAGTGGAGCGAACTGAAGTCGATTGGTTTAATTCGCATGGTTGGCTATTGCCTCTTGCTGTTAGCCCTAATCGATTTCTTCTACACCCTGCTTCCGCCTCAGTTCATGGAACCACAATGGGAGCTAACCACAATCAAAACGATCGTCGAGCGGGTGCCAGTGCCCTTAATCGGTCTGGCTCTGGTGTTCTATCGCGGTGAAACGGCACGCCAGCATCGGGAAGTGATTGTGCTGAAGGTGCTTTCCTGGTTTTGTATGATTGCGGCGGTAGTATTTTTCCTGCTGGTGCCGCTGACCGTCAGTAATACCCTACGGCTCGATAATCTCAATGCGGTGGAACTAGAGAATCAACTACTCCAGCAAAAAGCGCAAGTAGATGCCGTACGCGACAAGCTGGAACAAACTAGTGATAGCAATATTGTTCAATTGATTGAACAACTAGAGGCGCAGGGGCAAAATGAAGATATTGAGACTCCCGATCAGTTCAGGGCTCAGGTTTCCTCTGAGTTGGCCACAGCCGAACAAGCAGGTCAATCCCTGGCGGATCAGACCTTGACTGCACAGCGCCTGGGGCTGGCTAAAAATGCTGCTAAATGGGTATTAGGGGCATTTATTGCCGGATTATTGTTTGTGCGAATGTGGCAGATAACTGGCTGGGTGAGGGATTTGGTTTAG